Within Colius striatus isolate bColStr4 chromosome 5, bColStr4.1.hap1, whole genome shotgun sequence, the genomic segment cagggggattggactggatgatctctaaagatcccttccaatgcctaccattctttgattctatctGCTGAGTGTCTCCAAAACCACCCAAGAAATTTTCCTCTTCTTACATGGAGCTCCATATTCcctttttaaagaagttattgaattgcagaaaaaaaagagaaacattaaacTCATagaaagaaacactgaaagagaaacaaaatacgTAACAAGGTGAGATGAAGAAAGACCTAGTACATAGTCCAAACTACTTGAGTAATCTCAAATGACAATCAGAATCCTGAATCCTTCACTAAAGCAGTTATTTTTTTGAACATACCTTTAATCCCAACTGATGGAGCTCCTGCAGCTACTGCAGCCAAGGCATATTCAATCTGCACCAGCTTTCCAGAAGGACTAAAAAAATGAACATGTAAATTAAAAGTAAACCTAACATAACTGAGACATGCTTCAATCTTTCCTATAGccatcagatttttaaaaatctcaaacaTATCCAAAACAACAACCCACCTCATGCCTGAAAATTCCTAACAGCTTCTAAAAGAACTGGGCTGCTTCAGCACAGAACTCACTGTTGCACAGTGCTCCTGGGACACTCCCACAGGACCTGCCTGCAACTCTGATGAAAGCTAAGGTGTGCCAGATAGGAAGCAGACAGACCGAACGATGACAAGTCTGTTATCCAACTTTATAGCATTTTAAACAAGTTTTCCACTCAGTGGGAAAAATCTTCACAGTGCATCATGACTCTCTACTGAAATTCTGTCACATATGTGGTTTGCAGAAGTTTTCAAGACACTCGTGTTCATTGCTGAAAGATTTGAGCAAAATCGTCACTACTCTCTGACTAACAAGAATACATCAGGTCAACAGCAAAAGATGGAAACAGCCCCCATTCCAGATTGTGTCCTTCCAATAACTGATGCAGAATCATCAGAAGAGAGCAGGTGTCAGCTTGACAATGAACTCAATCAGAATAAGGGGGATTGAGGAGGTCCATCCTCAACAAAAGAGCAGCACACAGCCAGTCACTCATTGGACATGTGATTTTGCTAGTGAGATCTGTTCTCTGGGCTATATTTCAGACACTGCTGTTTCAACAGATGCAGAAGTAAAATGGAAACTTATGTAACTCAGTGCTTTCAGAaggcagaagaaacaaaacaagcactGATCAATGTCTGCAGTTAGTTATACCTTAAGCAAATAGTGTCTAAAGGTGACAAAGTAATAATTCCAGTTTCTCTACTACAAAATACTATCAAACCAGAACCAGTTTCCTATacaattaaaatacaaagaatactagccaaacattttaaaaataagcacaaccaaaaataaataattctcaGTACAAGCAAGAGGTGAATAAAGGCAAGCACAAGTGAGTGTATTCTGTTTCATGCAAGGATAAAATCAAATGCCCTCCAGTTTCAGAGAGCGCCACACTTTCGTAGGGTACAGAAAATTTAACATCCTTAGAAAAATTCAACCCACTAGACTAAAGCAGACAAGTCTGACTGCATCCACCCATGAAGAAGATTCTTTTCCTAGCTTCAGATTGTGAACTGCTTCACTGGCTTAATTGCAACATGAGTTTAGTAACTCAGCTGCCAATTACCCAGCATTACTCTCCTCTGAGATGAAGAGGGTAACTTTACCAAAGCACAAAGACTCTTAcactcagtttttcttttttatgcatATATTATCATTCCTGATAGTTTAATACTTAGGAACTTCCTTTTCTCTGAATTATTCTTAAGCACATGTATCAAGAGTTTAACCGTTTATCAGTTTAACAGACTCCACTCCAACAGCACATTCACTCTGTACATGCAGTCAACTCATGTCTAGGCTGTGCAGAATACAAAATACAAGAACAGTACCATCGGCAAAGTACAGCAAGAAAGGAAATACTTAAAAGTTATCTAAAGGGTTCTTTCGTTCCCACACCTGCAAAGCTTGTTCTGAAACAAACTCTCCAAGCACAATCACTGTGCTATCACCACACATCAGCTCATAACTGCACAACTACTACCCAGCCCAAAGCATGTGCATGAGGGCCCGAAGCCTGCTAAACTACTTCACCACCAGTGATGAGACTGACCTTAGGATGGCCCCACAGCGATTGCAACTTACAGCAACGAGAGGACATGTAAGCCGCGACGGGCCCGAGGTCGGCAGCAGAGACCAGGTGGGACCCGGGAATCTCACCTCAGCCCCCATCCCTGGCCGCAACCTGCAGCCATTAAGCTCATAATGATTCCCAGCAGCCGTGCGCTCCTCCGAGGCGATGGCGCCTCATGTTCGCCGCTTTCCCCCATCCCGCCCCTTCTGCCCGGACCCGTGGAGCCGCCGGGGACGCGATGACGCTGCAAAGTCTCCGCTCCATCCTGCCCCGGCACCGCAGGCCGCTCCACACAGGCAGTAGGCTGTCCCCCGCCTCGCCCGCCTACCCGCCCGCTGGCCCCGAGCCCAGGCCCGCAGCCCTCTCCCCGCGCGTACCTGAACGTAGTGAGCGAGAAACTGTAACCGCGCTCCGCCATGTTAGAACGAGGCCCTCCACTAGCGTCCCCCTTCCCTCCGCGCGGGCGCTCCTTCCGCTTCCTGCGCCAGGACGCCGCGCGTCGATTGGCTGCAAGGCGGCGAGCAGCTAAGGGTGCCGCGGACGCGATTGGCCAAGACGCGCGCGGTGAGGCCTGCTGGGAATTGCAGTCCCGGGGCTGAGCTGCCGCCACAGGCGGGTGGCAGCGACAGCAACGCTGGGACTGGAGTCCCGGCCTCCGTCCCGGGCCTGCAGCCAAGCGCCAGGCGCACTCGGTTTCCCAGAAGGCTGAGTGGCAGGCGCGCATGCGCAGTGCTCCCCGGCGCGGTGTCTGTGGGGCTGCATGGGAATATGGCCGCGCTGCTGCTGGTGTTTCCCCCGCTGCCGCGCCTTCGCGGTCTCCTTCAGCGCTGCTGGGGCCGGCTGGAGCGCGGCCTCTTTCCGGGCTTCTCGGGGAACCAGAGCCCGCCCTGGGGTACGTACCGGCCTGCTCCCCTCTGGGCTGACGGAGAAGGCGGCTTCGGGGCTGCCGGACCCATCTTTAACGGTTGGATGGTGGAGGaagggggctggagcaggagagCGCGGAGCCCAGGGGACGGTGAGGGAACGGGGCTGGGGACGCTGCTGGCCGCTCCTCTCCTCGTTTTGGGGGCCTCTGTAGCACCCACGTCCTGTGTCGTCGCTGCGCGGAAAATGGGGCTGGCTTGTCACGAGTGacattacttttttcccctgcaggACCAGCATTAGCTGTTCAAGCTCCAGCTTTTTTTCCAGAGCCAGTAAGCGACACTCAAGAAAGTGCTGAGGCCCCCAGCCTCTTAGACAGCATCTTCTGGATGGCAGCGCCAAAGAAAAGGCGAACCATTGAAGTCAACCGCTGCAGGCGGAGACATCCCAATAAGCTCATCAAAGTAAAGGTAATCACCGAATTCCCAGGGGCTTGCCACCTTATTCACTACACGTAATTCCGTTAACGGCAAACAGGCACGCTGGAGTAAGATATAAGGCAGTCATTTTTCATCTCACTGAGTTTAGAGAATTGTGAAAGGCTTTTCAAAAGACATTGTAATCTTCAAAAACATCTTCAAAATACTTTGTAACAGGTACATTCATACCTGACCTTAGTCTATGGTTAAAGAAAAGGTGATAGTTGAGGTGCAAGCCAGCAAAATGTGAATTTTAGTGAAAGAGCTAATATAAATGGGAAACGTGtactttctgtgtttctaacCTAGTTAACACGTCTTTAGTCTTCCTAACATCAATATGCATAATGAGGCAGGTATTGACTTCATAGGCTACTTTTAGCAGTAAGCGTTTGATATAGCAATACATGACAGAAAAGTCATGTAGAAGAATGCATTTTGAAAAGGCAATAGAACGTCTctgatattttatttaatgttttcactAGTGTATGATTGTCCTCTggtggttgttttggtttgggttttttgttgttaatattACAAAATgtactattttctgttttttagaGGAACATAGATATTTGCCCTGAGTGTGGAAACTTGAAACAGAAGCATGTCCTTTGTGGCTATTGTTATGCAAAGGTCAAAGCAGAAACTCGACTGATACGGCAGGAAATGCGTAAAAAGGAGGGAGGACCATTTAATGCTCCGACTGTAGAGACTGTCGTCCTTTATGATGGAGAAAAACCCACAGAGAAAGACCAAGGCAAGAGAATCATTGAAAGAGCCAGGAAGCGTCCCTCTTGGTTTGTTCAAAATTGATACTATAGAACTAATGCTAACAAAACCAGTTGCTACAGCAAGAAAGATGGTGTTTTTCAGCAATGTCTTCCTTGCTTTGTTCACTCAATGTTGATGGAGAAGACCCACAAACTGTTGGGAATCCTGCTGGAATCTCGTGTGGTGCCAGATGGTGTTGCAGTCAGGTGTCATTTCTGCAGCATGCAGTGGGAAATACTGCTTGGTGATACATAATAGCATTCAACAATTAAAGAGAAATCAGCATCTGCCTTGGGTTTGCACAGCTGCACCCATTACACTGAATGATTTGTGTGTTAATGCTCTCTACTGGTTTTGCAggtaacttctttttttaacaaagagaaaacatccACAGATTTGAAATAAAGTGTGTTAAATTTCCTGGGGAAATCTGCCTTTGTGGTTTTGGCTGCTGCTCTTATCAAAAAtacaactcaaaaaaaccctcctacTCTCAAACCCAATGCTGATTAGAGACAGAGGATACTTACATGGAAAGGTACAGTTGTCTAGTTATTTCTGGggcttttcacagaatctgtCTGTATATCtccacagtgctgctgtttgaGCTGCTCAGTGATATTCCTGCTTTTGAGCTAACTAGTGGTTGCCATAAAGTGTTTGCACTTTTTCTGTACCTGGCTGAAGGTTAAATGTTTCTTCCTGTGTTCAGTATACAAAATAATTCTCTTTATCTTAAAAGGGTTTGgaaagactttctttttttcccctcttccaaAGTGTACTGGTTTCTTGAGTGAAATAACAAATGTAATGACTGGAAATCTCTAAATCTGACCAGGATCAAAAGCTGATCCTCTGAAGCCACTCTGTTTAGGCTGTATGATCAATGTCTGCTTGGAAAACCACAAAGCACAGCATACACTCTCTTGGGTCTCCTGCAGAGAGGAGGTACCTCTGCCTTCTGCTCTGTGTTGGTTCTCTCCAGTGGTGTGCAGTTACAGggtggtgtcaggaggatggagccaggctgttctcaatgacaggacaaggggcaatgggtacaagctggaacataagaggttccaaagaaatacaaggaagaatttcttcactgtgagggagcactggaaggggctgcccagatgggttgttgagtctccgtctctggagatgttcagaacccacctggatgagttcctgtgtgaccttctctaggtggtcctgctctgacagggggattggactagatgatctgttgaggtcccttccaacccttaagattctgtgattctctgattctacaGTGAATGACACCTTACCAACACCATGGAAGCAAATCTAGCTAACAAGTTTGTGTTGCAAATCCTTTATCTACTAGGTGGATGCACAGATTTTTCCATTGTATAGGTGCCCTTCCTtgagaatagaaaaaaaatatacagaaaccCAGAAGCCTTCCCTTCTTTATTTATTAACCCTTGCTGGTAGGCTTTTCAGGTGCTCAGAGCTGCAATTGCACCTCCCTTAATCTCACAGCTGGTACATCGTTTAGCACTAACAAGTAGAACCATAACACTATagctctctccctttctccttttccacttGGTGTTCCTAGGCTCCTCTGAAGAACTTCATTACTGAGAAAGGAAACAGGCAATCATGGAAAGGCAGATCGGATGCATAGTTGTTTGTGGTGTGTTTGAGTATTTTTAGAGTCCTGTATCTATATAAAATTGTGTTTGCTGTGGTTCACAGCCTGGTATATACATTGGTAGTGACATCATAAAGAGTAGGATGTCCCTGGGTATAGGGTATGGAGCCTTTCTCAAAGGTTAAATAGAAGGTGAACAAAAGTTCTAACATAAGTTTGTATTCTAGCTGCATTTCTTGATTTTTCTGATGAGGACAGACTCAAGTGGATCTTGTGTGACATAGGAACAGACTGGGAGTGCAACAAGGGTTAAAAAGAGAGCTTTGGATTCATTATCAGCAACAAATACTTGGAAAAGTATGTATGCATctaaagaggcagaaaaaaagaattcacaGAAAAGGAAGGTGAAGGTTTGAGAACGCACAAGGGAGTTTTATAAGCTGAACTCTGCAAtcactggagagaaagagaaaacctgCAGGTGTAACTTCCTTAAATTCCCTGACTCTGCAGCGAAGCAAAGCTGGCTTGCATTGGGAAATGAAAGACTGAGCAGCTGTGAGAAGTGAATGGCATAAACGGTGTAAATAGCAGCTGATTTTCAGTAATCAGGCTCCCAGAAGGATTCTTCTGCCTATGCCATTTCCATACTACCCACAAGTCTTCATCCACCTCTGACAAATCAGGAATGTATTTATGTTAAATATTAATGCTCCAGGATAGATGCAGTAGGGCAAATTACAATATGTTTACCCTGGGGTCAGAAGTTGTGTTTCATCAAAAGAGAGTAAACTGAATTCCCAAGATTGAACTAGCAACGGGGCATTACCTGCTTCTGTGCCAAAACTCCACCAGGCTCTTTGTGTGATTCCCAGTGGTCTTTGTGAAACCACGTTCACCTTCAATCTGCTTTAGAAGAAGAATTAAGTAGTGACCAGGTCATGCAGACAGAagtgggatgtgtgtgtgtgtttactgCCTCAGGGTATGCTATGTGGCTCAAGAGCCAGGTGTTAGGCTGGTGATGCTGAGAGTTCTGCCGCAGATTTAGCCATTCAAATGGCATAAAAAAGGATTATTTATCTCCCAGTTTGCTACAGGAATTTCTAAGGTTCCCAAAGACCATTTTGTCTACCGAATACAGATCCTGTGTGtgatccagtccgggttttcccAATACCGAATCCCGATCCAGTGTGTGATCCAATCCGTGTTTTCCCAATACCGAATCCCGATCCCGTGTATGATCCAATCCGGGTTTCCCAATGCCGAATCCGGATCCCGTGTTTGATCCAGCCCAATACCGAATCCCGATCCGGTGGGTGATCCAGTCCAGGTTTCCCCAATACTGAATCCCGATTCAGTCCAGGTTtgagtggctgacaccccagcaggctgtgctgccattcaacgagacctggacaggctggagagttgggtgggaagaaatctaatggaattcaacaagggcaagtgtagagttttgcatctgggaaagaaacaCTCCATGGACTagtacagactggggaatgaactgttagagagcagtgtaggggaaagggacctgggggtgctgatgggcagcaggatgagcatgagccagtagtgtgccctcgtggccaagaaggccaatagcatcctggggtggattagaaagGACGGTGGgaagtaggttgagagaggttcccctcctcctctactctgccatcatgagaccacatctggaatattgtgtccatttctgcgcccctcagttcaagaaggacagggagctgcttctgattaaaggctgagggagctggggctatttagcttggaaaagaggagactgagaggtgacctcattcatgtttacaagtacataaagggtgggtgtcaggaggatggagccaggctgttctcaatgatatGCAATGATAGGACAacggcaatgggtacaagctgggaTAGAAAAAGCCAGTTCTCTGCAGGCACTCATTTGTAAGTAGGCTGAGTGGTCATTGCTTGGAAAGCCACAAAGCATAGCATGCAATGTCTTGGGTCTTCTGCAGAGAGGGGGCACCTCTGCCCTCTGCTTTGTGTTGGATCTCTTACAGTAGTGCAGCTGAAGCACCTAGCTGTGGATTTTTACTTTGGCTTTAGCCACTCTGTGGCACTGTTGCATTTAAGATAGACTGGCTTCAATTTTCAGTAGAGATTTCAATACATAAATTGTACTATTTGGTATTAGGTATCACTGCCAAAAAATGTGAGGCTGCCCTTGCCCCCGGCTAGGTTGCTCCTGGGTTTCCTTGGCACTTGAGTGtatctgctgctgtgctgtcctGGTTCAGGGAGCTATCCTGACAGAGAACTGTTTCCTGGCTTTCTGCAGTTTGATTTCTACATCTCCCTGTACTTGGCTCATGTCAGGATCAGAAAAATGGCAAGGTGGGCAGTAGGAATACAAAAGTGGCAGACCCAGGCCCATGCTGCTTTCCACTGTAGTCTTCTATTGTACATAGCTGAGCCAGTTATGCCTGCTTACGGCATGGGCTCATGTGGGAAGATTCCATCTTCTGAAATGTAACTAGTAGGAACAGATGCTGGCAGACATGTTTCATTTCCTCCATAGTCTAAGGGAATAATGAAAGCTGATAAGCGTAAATTTATGCCATTTGGTTGACAGTATCCAAGTAAACAACGTAAGTTCTTTTGACTATGTCCAAACAGGATTTATTCCTGTCgtgtttatttttcacttacTCAAAACTGAAGCCAATTAAAGGTGACAAGCAGGATACAGAGTGGAAGGCTTACTTTTGACTGAGCTGTGTGAGATGAAACTGGGATTGGAGGTGTGTGATaggcgtctggaagatctcgggttgtaatgtgagaggtggaaagtacagaagaggtgggcacggggtggagtgagaggaggtgctggtggtagcagatataagcagatggtgtaaacaaggggttggaataaagtatcatcaatgctgagtgtgtggtgatcgtcgtcccctcagcggggtggctgagtaatccgtgcgggcggcctggtggtgttgccggtggCGGCAACAGAGGTGAGGTTAGACAAGCACTAAGACATTGTCCTGAAGGAAAAGTGTGTATGTATTTTAGCAAGAGATGGagggggtttttgtttctttgtccaCATATTTATATTCTTGACAAAAGCTCTGTAGAGAAAGAAGCTAAATTAGCCTGGGAGTTGAGAGTCATGGCTTAATGTCTTAGAAACACAGAGgtatcatctgaaaaaaaaaaaagctatttttctaTAAACATCAGGTTATGTGGTTTCTGCTACTGGAGTAACAGCTATAATTGGCAGGATATTGTATTAGTTTATTGAATTCTAGCCTCGGTGAAGCAATGAAGGTGCTTTACAAATAGAGTTCTTCTGAAACATGAGTGAAGTTAGGCTGTGGCAACACTAAGATGCTTGCCAGGTCATGGTTAGGTAATGATTCATTTTGCAGCTGTACTGCTTATGTTAGTAATGCATTTGTGCAAGCCAGGCAAGAGGAAGGGCTTGCTAATATTTTGTAATGGTTTCTGAGTAATGTGTAGAGggaaaaatcattaaaatgtcTGATATTCATAGTCTCtagaagaaaaattagaaacaaCTGACAAATATTGAAAATAAGCAATGAAGATATGTCATCAATATAGTACCAGTTCATTTTCTGACAAAGAAATTGTCTTCAGTGAGAGAAAAGTTTAGATTGAACGACTTTTCCTTCGAAAGAAGAGTAATGGAAAGCTCACTTTCATAGCTTTGTTCTGCTAACAGTGACCATATGAAGCTGCATTACTTTttacaaaaacaaattaaaaaaaaataatgcagaattCATCTAAAATATGGGTATGGTCTGTAACTTGAAATAAATTGTGTTTCTATgcaatttggaaagaaatacagGTTGCAGTAGTGCTGGtatataaaaatacactttttggaataatttaaatcaaaactaacaacaacaacaacaaaagcaagCTGGTTAGAAATGCTGTACTCCAGAGTGCATCTAGAACCCCCTAATCCTATGCCTGAGGGGAATGTTGTGAACCTGCTAGCAGTTGACAaagggtttcttttttattatctaAAAAGTCAATATGATTAAATACATGTTATATTTGATTATCTTTTTATTCTATAAGGATTTTAcgtgaaaattattttactttgtaGAAACAACCAGGAAGGTAATGTAGTGCCCTAAAATACAAGCATGAAAGTTGCTGAGTGATTCTGTATCGTACTAAGATCTGCATGCATAGAGGTATCTCTGGCAGGGATAAATTACAGTATTCAAAGAGGTTGATCAGCTAAATTTCTCTTTAATCTCCTATTTAGCaaggaaaatttaaaatctGGTTTCTACACAGCCCTTTGTTCCTTTAAACACTATGGCAGAAAGGGCTGGCGGTTGATAGGAAAATATACTTCTTTAAAGCAGTAGGTGGCAGAGCAGTGACGCCTTATTGTGAGTGCGAAACAAAAAGCTAAAGGTGGCTGGTGAAGTGAGAACGTTGAGATAGTGTCAGATTCGAGCACCTGTGTGAGCAAAAGATCGGCAAAAAACCTAAATTTGCTCagtatgaaaaaatacagtagtCATGAGTCATAAAAGAATATCTCAAAATTCATTATTCTGACTAAATTTCATTAGCTCTCTACTGAGAACTACTACACTGGCTTCTCTGTGTATTTCTGCACATCTTTTCATTTCTGGTGAATTATTTGATATTGCAGTTGTACATAACAGTTTTTCCTAACAAGATAGTGGAGCTCTTTTTACACCTCATAATTAACAGATGGCTTTCTATGTTGCTCTTCGTATGCCTGGTGTATTCAGTTAGTTGACGTGTTTATGCAGCTACAAAGCCCTGTAAACAATTGGTCTGGTGGTATTCCAAGGGATGTCAAGGTGTAACTGCCTTGAACTTGTAGAGTCATAAGGATCGATTTACAAGCAGCAGACACGaagtagaaataaaagaaaaccaaagtggTGGTTGAATGAATATTAGGCACTCAGAAGGGAACAGAAGACTGTGTGCTCCATCAAAGtgttaaaatgttttggaaGCAGACAAGACCTACATCTTTATAACTTGTTATTTAGTATTTCAATGCTATATTAGCAAAAATCCTTCTTTTACCTCACATGACTGCATTGTCTAATTTATGCAGTGAATGAGGATCAGTAAATAAAAGttgttttcaaataatttgCCTAAATTTTAACCAGCCATTCTTTAAGGACCGTGCCATATGGGAGGTAAATCGATGAAAGGAAGTAGGCTGTGCAGCAGTAATGGATCTAGTTTTGTTCCTGCAGAATTCTGTTGAAGTCGGTGGAGTGCAATTCACGGCAGAATTTGGTCCAGTGTACTGAAGCCCTGAACATATGGATGCGTGCAAGTatacttatttttaatgcaTAGCTTATATCTGGGAAGCTATTGCTGGATACCAACAGGACTGAGTTTACAGCTGAAAACTAAGAGGGCATTTGATGAATGGCGTAAGTTGAGTCTAATCAGTTGGTGCTTGAATATCTTTCACACATCCTATAATTCAGTTTCCCTTACTTGAGGACAATATATGTATTTAGAAGAAAGGGTGTAGGATTTATTTCATATTGAAAGTGCTAGATAAACATATGAAGAGCAAAACTGAAACTGCTTAGGAGCACACGagcaaaaacaaaagcttttctggAGTTGTTAACCTACAATATTCAGCAGGAATTTCTCTAGAGCCTCACTCCTGGATAATTTGAATtctattatttctattttttaaataaagcagaTTTCCTGGTTCTAAGTCATGGATCAAGGATGAAGAAGCAAAGATTTGAGAAATAGCTCTGCAGAAAATCAATCCTATGTTATTATTTTGTTAAGTGTCATACCTTTTAAAGCAATCctataattttgaaaatttggGATATACTTAGTGTGTTCTGAGCATCCAAATACACAAGTGACTGACTGTTTCCCTTGGTTTCTTGAAAGGGCACAtattcttctctacacaaggtGGTTCTGATGGAGTTCTTCTCACCACACAAGTATATAGAGATGTTCTGTCAGACATGTCCTGGATATAagcttgtttaaatatttttgtgtccAAAGTTTGGggccagctcaagaggaacaggcaCATGAAATGCAGTGTTTGTTATAGTGTAGGAAGGACAATCAGTCCCTGCTTACACAGCTGACATAGCTTTTACATCCATTCCCAAGGTATATTGGTGCTGTTTCTATCCCAGTTCCATCACACGGGCTTATCATCTTGCTTTTCCAGCAAAATGCAGATTCCAACACTATTTTGCAATAAATGAATTCATGCAGGGGTGAAGTTACTtatctttcttccattttaagTTTGGAATCCTGGACTGACACAATGTCTGCTCTCTCCCACAGTCATTTTCCAGTAAAGCAAAATATTGAGGCAAAGCTCAAGAACTGGTGAGCAACTTGGTGCAGATTACTTTCAACATTCTGTTCCCAAGACAGTCAATAAATATGGAGGACTCTCCCTACCTTGTTGACTTAATCTTTCcagtttgtatttttcatttgaagaaaGAGACGTGCTTTTGTGAATTCATCTCCTACAAAAGAATGCTTTGTGTCTACAGAGCTCCAGTGACAGCAATACGTAACACTGATAACAATGAAGAGCTCGTGCTGAGGAGAATCCTCCGTTTGCTTCACCCTGAGAGATGTGTATccaattgtttctttttctgatcaGCTGGAAAGACAGTGGCACGGTATGGAAGTAGAGGTCTGATGCATCACTTGTTATACTGAGACTAATATAGCTTTATATCTTATTTTAGCTACAGAGAAAGTCCTGAGGCCATAGGAGATTATCAGAAAAGCAGTAGTATGGAAATGTGtatagagaggggaggggaatgAACAGCTGGAGAGCAGTGAGTGCTGGTACTGCGTAGGGAAGGCAGAAATCTCACCATAAGCACATTGTTCTCACAGAGTCATGCAAAGAGAACATGGATTGTTAGTTGTGGACTGCCACCAGCTGTGGATTTTATATCCCATAACGGCCAGCAATGCTTTTCATTCACCTGCCATGTAGGGTATCTGGCTGCAATACCTTTCAATTAATTCATACACTGTTTTTCTCAAAGCTGGCAGAAAGCCACATTTTGTAATTAATTAGCTTTCTAATACTGTATCAGCACAGAAGAAGTGCTTTAATTAGCCCATTGCTTTCTTTGAGGGGTGAAGTTTTCTCTGTGATTTATTCACATATATTCAGTGTATTCTTCTAAGTAGAggaaaatgtcttaaaatattaaaaactgtTATTGGCTAAACAAGTTCTCTAACAGAGAAATTAATGACTTTATTGCCTTCTTCAGAAATTCTTTTCAAGTGAATGACTTTGTCACAAGTTAAAAACCAGAAACGAGAATCAATATGGGAAGCGTATTTGCAGTTGAAGGAA encodes:
- the MRPL32 gene encoding large ribosomal subunit protein bL32m, translated to MAALLLVFPPLPRLRGLLQRCWGRLERGLFPGFSGNQSPPWGPALAVQAPAFFPEPVSDTQESAEAPSLLDSIFWMAAPKKRRTIEVNRCRRRHPNKLIKVKRNIDICPECGNLKQKHVLCGYCYAKVKAETRLIRQEMRKKEGGPFNAPTVETVVLYDGEKPTEKDQGKRIIERARKRPSWFVQN